Proteins from one Scylla paramamosain isolate STU-SP2022 chromosome 3, ASM3559412v1, whole genome shotgun sequence genomic window:
- the LOC135089619 gene encoding uncharacterized protein LOC135089619, with translation MARGCTDPAMSNSRPASPTNALQECEVPTIQLQDSVCEDDDDAAVFLQMLGPNYAITARSKSSKLSFASKESRQSSAVSSALSRQKSTRNLVDVTTRLTHSNEGQLYRLLSAKRNHIQQLSNDVSLLHNRIKELEEQNRLLLRVSKRQEAALTRYHDMKSELPHILEAHKLEINVLQEKLRRSTEENRKNTERLKTGDNRILKLTEEATKLRELNRKRNLPERDQLNKQLIAATRTLHEKEKEVEELKRRIGILEKALKQQVQAEVGRHRATARKLYNLQCDHHELQEVLKEREQELESLKQYSLSTGSGATADSACTTAPSSRSGSLSARHKRGSSSSGTTSTSGVVCPVDALSATESRMSFALEATGRLPPISAEARRHKNIDSLMGSPEPLPRRTRHRSHTAVKEGSEERRLGRVRRSRRSPRVSKEEGFLFNSRCTPSPSPSTTPEPHAHRSDPDGDALEDGSHCPLSNNDDRGRHRDERHSTSEQGDHENEDRDTNTSDDNKPSLRREFSLIEHYPPRERVTLHGGSSAGGSDSGSGTSGTPPPAPPPPKPLIDARPPPHLARASGPGRGSLHKRNNIKAKDLRVSSSLTKLDSETSPKPVRTAITP, from the exons ATGGCCCGAGGCTGCACTGACCCTGCCATGAGCAACTCCCGCCCCGCCTCACCCACCAACGCCCTCCA GGAGTGCGAGGTGCCAACCATTCAGCTGCAAGACTCCGTGTGCGAGGATGACGATGACGCAGCTGTGTTCCTGCAGATGCTCGGCCCCAACTATGCAATCACTGCGCGATCCAAAAGCAGCAAGCTATCCTTTGCCAGTAAAG AGTCGAGGCAAAGCTCAGCGGTGTCCTCGGCACTGTCCAGGCAGAAGTCAACACGAAACCTGGTGGACGTGACCACTCGACTGACTCACTCCAACGAGGGTCAGCTGTACCGCCTCCTCTCCGCCAAGAGGAACCACATCCAGCAGCTCAGCAACGAtgtgtctctcctccacaaCAGGATCAAG GAGTTGGAGGAACAGAACCGCTTGCTGCTGCGTGTGAGCAAGAGGCAGGAGGCAGCACTCACTCGCTACCATGACATGAAGAGCGAGCTGCCACACATCCTGGAGGCGCACAAGCTCGAAATCAACGTCCTTCAGGAGAAACTACGccga tcGACGGAGGAGAACCGGAAAAACACTGAGCGCCTAAAGACAGGAGACAATCGCATCCTCAAGCTGACGGAAGAGGCAACCAAACTACGGGAGCTGAACCGAAAGCGGAACCTGCCCGAGCGGGACCAACTCAACAAGCAGCTCATCGCCGCCACACGCACCCTgcacgagaaggagaaggaggtggag GAGTTGAAGCGTCGCATAGGCATCCTGGAGAAGGCCTTGAAGCAGCAGGTGCAAGCGGAGGTGGGGCGACACCGGGCCACCGCCAGAAAGCTGTACAACCTGCAGTGTGACCACCACGAGCTCCAGGAAGTCCTCAAG GAGCGGGAGCAGGAGCTGGAGTCCCTGAAGCAGTACAGCCTCAGCACGGGGTCTGGAGCCACGGCCGACAGCGCCTGCACCACCGCGCCCTCCTCTCGCTCCGGCTCCCTCTCCGCCCGACACAAGCGCGGCAGCAGCTCCTCGGgaaccacctccacctccggcGTCGTCTGCCCCGTGGATGCCTTGTCTGCCACTGAGTCACGCATGTCGTTTGCGTTGGAAGC CACGGGCCGTCTGCCACCCATCAGCGCAGAAGCAAGGCGGCACAAAAACATTGACTCACTCATGGGATCCCCTGAGCCACTCCCCCGAAGGACGCGACACCGCAGTCACACCGCCGTCAAG GAGGGGTCCGAGGAACGCCGCCTCGGAAGGGTCAGGAGAAGCCGCCGGTCACCCCGAGTTTCGAAAGAGGAGGGATTCCTCTTCAACTCACGATGCACGCCCTCACCCAGCCCATCCACCACGCCTGAGCCTCACGCCCACCGTTCTGATCCTGATGGCGACGCCCTGGAGGATGGCAGTCACTGTCCACTCAGCAATAACGACGACAGAGGACGACATCGGGATGAGCGACACTCCACTTCCGAGCAGGGGGATCACGAAAATGAAGACAGGGACACCAACACCAGCGATGATAACAAACCTTCCCTCAGACGAGAGTTTTCGCTCATAGAACATTACCCACCCCGGGAGCGCGTAACACTCCACGGGGGCTCCAGCGCTGGTGGATCTGACAGCGGGAGTGGAACTAGTGGaactcctcctccagctcccccACCACCCAAGCCCCTGATCGACGCTCGTCCCCCACCACACCTGGCCCGCGCCTCAGGGCCCGGCCGAGGCTCGCTACACAAAAGGAACAACATAAAAGCCAAAGATCTGCGAGTTTCTTCCAGCCTCACTAAACTGGATTCCGAGACTTCGCCGAAACCCGTCCGCACCGCTATCACGCCCTGA